GCAGCCCTTTGTTCTTGATCCTCAAGATCGATTCGCTCTGTGTCCCCGGCGGTATCCTGAGCTTGACGGTTGAACCGCCTGGGGTTAGAACCTCCACCTCGGTGCCAAGGGCTGCCTGGATGAATGAGATGCTCACAGTGGTCAGCAGGTCATTCCCGCGTCTTTCGAACCTATCATGCTTTTTGACGTGTATGACCACGAGCAGATCACCGGGTGGACCGCCGTTCATCCCGGCATTTCCCTGTCCCGGCACCCTCAGCACGGTACCCTCCTCAACCCCTTTGGGGATGTTGATCTCAATTCTGCGTTTACGCCTTATGACCCCTCTGCCGCCGCACTGAGGACACGGATCGGTTATCACCCGACCGGTTCCCCCACACTGAGGACAGGTCTGTGAGACGGTAAAGAATCCCTGTCTGAAGGATATCTTCCCTCTACCGCCACATCGAGGACAGGTTTTGGGCGGTGAAGCTGAGCCTGTGCCGTGACACCTCGGGCACGTCTCCGTACGGATCACCTCGATCGGAACCGTCTTGCCTGCTAAGATCTCCTCCAAAGTGACCTCCAGATCGTACCGTATATCGTCGCCGCGCCTGGGCCCAGCTCGTCTTCTGCTGCCTCCGAAGAAGTCGCTGAAATCGCCGAAGATATCGGATATGATATCCTCAAAGGCGCCGAATCCGAAATCGAAGCTGAAATCCCCTCCCGTTCCGGTAGGTCCTCTGAAGCCGGCATGTCCGAACTGATCGTATCTCGCCCGCTTCTCCGGATCGCTCAGCACCTCATATGCCTCGTTAACCTCCTTGAACCTCTCCTCGGCCTCCTTATCGCCGGGATTTTTGTCAGGATGATATTTCATAGCGAGCCTTCTATAGGCCCGCTTGATCTCCTCCTGTGAGGCGTCCCTGCTTACGCCTAGAATCTCGTAATAATCCCTTTTAGCCATTTTCGCTCATTTCCCCTTCCTCTTGTCGGGCCGAATCCTCTGACTTCGATCCGGCCCTCTCGATCTCATCGGAGGCTTTGGCCAGCAGATCCACGAGCTTATCCGTAAGCTCGTTTATACTCTGGGGATCATCCTCAGACATAACCCCCTTAAGCTTAGAGGAACAAACCTCAAGCGATTCAGCGGTATCCTGAGAGATCTCATCCCTCCTCTCCCTCAAAAGCCTCTCCGCCGAATACAACGCCGAATCAGCTCTGTTCCTCGCCAGTATCAGCTCCTTGCGTTTTTTGTCCTCTTCCTCATGCTTTTTCGACTCATCTATTATCCTCTTTATCTCCTCCTCTGTCAAGCCACCCGAAGGTTCGATCCGCATGCTTTGTTCTTTTCCGGTTTTGACGTCCTTGGCCGAGACGTGGACGATACCATTGGCGTCGATGTCGAACATCACCTCTATCCTGGGCTCGCCTCTGGGAGCGGGTGGAAGATCGGTCAGCTCGAAGATGC
The genomic region above belongs to Candidatus Poribacteria bacterium and contains:
- a CDS encoding Hsp70 family protein, whose amino-acid sequence is RMPKVQEVVRDFFGKEPHRGINPDEVVAMGAAIQAAVLTGEEGVKDILLLDVTPLSLGVEARGGLFVKIIPRNTTIPTRMSKIFTTVVDNQKSVRIHVLQGEREIASENKSLGIFELTDLPPAPRGEPRIEVMFDIDANGIVHVSAKDVKTGKEQSMRIEPSGGLTEEEIKRIIDESKKHEEEDKKRKELILARNRADSALYSAERLLRERRDEISQDTAESLEVCSSKLKGVMSEDDPQSINELTDKLVDLLAKASDEIERAGSKSEDSARQEEGEMSENG
- the dnaJ gene encoding molecular chaperone DnaJ; amino-acid sequence: MAKRDYYEILGVSRDASQEEIKRAYRRLAMKYHPDKNPGDKEAEERFKEVNEAYEVLSDPEKRARYDQFGHAGFRGPTGTGGDFSFDFGFGAFEDIISDIFGDFSDFFGGSRRRAGPRRGDDIRYDLEVTLEEILAGKTVPIEVIRTETCPRCHGTGSASPPKTCPRCGGRGKISFRQGFFTVSQTCPQCGGTGRVITDPCPQCGGRGVIRRKRRIEINIPKGVEEGTVLRVPGQGNAGMNGGPPGDLLVVIHVKKHDRFERRGNDLLTTVSISFIQAALGTEVEVLTPGGSTVKLRIPPGTQSESILRIKNKGLPYMDGFGSGDLLVRVLVKVPSDMSDREKELLREIARIRGEKVLDEEKGFFNRVFRH